A region from the Malus domestica chromosome 07, GDT2T_hap1 genome encodes:
- the LOC103439714 gene encoding sorbitol dehydrogenase-like gives MGKGGQLINEVGKEAKPIKQENMAAWLVDVNTIRILPFQLPSIGPNDVRIRIKAVGICGSDVHYLKTMKCADFEVKEPMVIGHECAGIVEKVGSEVKHLVPGDRVAVEPGISCSRCQQCRGGRYNLCPDMKFFATPPVHGSLANQIVHPADLCFKLPENVSLEEGAMCEPLSVGVHACRRANVGPETTVLVIGAGPIGLVSVLAARAFGAPRIVIVDMDDQRLAMAKSLGADETVKVSTKMEDLDDEVDKIKKAMNSEVDVTFDCVGFNKTMSTGLNATRPGGKVCLVGMGHGMMTVPLTPAAAREVDVVGVFRYKNTWPLCLDFLRTGKIDVKPLITHRFGFTEKEVEEAFATSARGGNAIKVMFNL, from the exons ATGGGTAAGGGAGGGCAATTGATTAACGAAGTGGGTAAGGAAGCCAAACCTATTAAGCAAGAAAACATGGCTGCTTGGCTTGTTGATGTCAACACCATCAGGATCCTACCTTTCCAGCTCCCCAGTATCG gacCCAATGATGTTCGGATTCGGATTAAGGCTGTCGGCATTTGTGGAAGCGATGTTCACTACCTCAAGACAATGAAATGTGCGGATTTTGAGGTTAAGGAGCCAATGGTGATCGGACATGAATGTGCTGGGATCGTAGAAAAAGTTGGCAGCGAGGTGAAGCATCTGGTGCCCGGTGACCGCGTCGCGGTAGAACCTGGTATCAGCTGCTCACGGTGCCAGCAGTGCAGAGGAGGCCGCTACAATCTGTGCCCGGACATGAAGTTTTTCGCCACCCCACCGGTTCATGGTTCCTTGGCTAATCAG ATTGTGCATCCTGCGGATCTATGTTTTAAGCTGCCGGAGAACGTGAGCTTGGAGGAAGGGGCAATGTGCGAGCCCTTAAGTGTTGGGGTTCACGCTTGTCGTCGAGCCAATGTTGGTCCCGAAACAACTGTTCTGGTCATCGGAGCAGGGCCCATTGGTCTGGTTTCTGTTTTGGCCGCTCGTGCTTTTGGGGCACCAAGAATTGTCATTGTGGATATGGATGACCAGCGTCTAGCTATGGCAAAGTCTCTCGGCGCTGATGAAACCGTGAAAGTTTCGACAAAAATGGAGGACTTAGATGATGAAGTTGACAAGATTAAAAAGGCCATGAATTCCGAAGTGGATGTGACCTTCGATTGTGTTGGTTTCAATAAAACCATGTCGACGGGTCTCAACGCCACTCGCCCCGGCGGTAAAGTCTGCCTTGTCGGAATGGGACACGGCATGATGACTGTCCCTCTAACTCCAGCTGCTGCTAG GGAAGTTGATGTGGTTGGAGTTTTCCGGTACAAGAACACATGGCCACTTTGCCTCGATTTCTTGAGAACTGGGAAGATCGACGTGAAGCCGCTTATTACTCACCGGTTTGGATTCACCGAAAAGGAGGTGGAAGAAGCCTTTGCGACCAGTGCTCGTGGGGGTAACGCCATCAAAGTCATGTTTAATCTATAG